TGATCCGTGGCCTGCTCGGCCCGACCAGCCTCGACGAACGGGTCGACGACCTCGAAGAGGCCCGCGCGCTGGCCGTCGACGACGCCGCCGCGCTGCTGCGCCGCATCGAGCGTGACCTGCACGACGGTACGCAGGCACAACTGGTCGCCCTGGCCATGAAACTCGGCCTGGCGAAGGAGAAGCTCGCCGGTGACGCCGCGCCCGAGGCCAGGGCGCTGGTGGAGACTGCGCACCGGGACGCGAAGATCGCCATCACCGACCTTCGTGACCTGGCCCGGGGCATCCATCCACCGATGCTCGACAACGGTCTGGAGGCGGCGCTGGACACCCTGGTGGCGCGGGGCGCCGTACCCGTGCGGTTGCGGGTCGAGGTGCGCGACCGACCGTCACCTGCCGTCGAGACGACCGTCTACTACTGCGTCGCCGAGCTGCTCACCAACGTCGCCAAGCACGCGGCGGCCCAGCGGGCGACCGTCGAGGTGCGGCAACTCGACGGCCTGCTGCGGGTGCAGGTCGCCGACGACGGCGGCGGCGGCGCCATGATCGGGAAAACGACCCACGCGCTGCCCGGCGGCGGGCTGGCCGGCCTGCGCGACCGGGCCCGCACCGTGGACGGCACGATGCGGATCGACAGCCCGCCGGGCGGGCCGACGCTTGTCACACTGGAACTCCCGGTGCGGCGATGACCCGGCTGCGCGTCGTCATCGCCGAGGACTCCGGGATCCTCCGCGACGGGCTCAGCTATCTGCTCGCCGACCGAGGGCACCTGGTGCTCGCCGCCGTGGCCGACCCGGAGGCGCTGCGGGCCGCCGTGGACGAACACCGCCCCGACGTCGCCGTGATCGACATCCGGATGCCGCCGACGTACACCGATGAAGGACTGCGGGCCGCGCTCGCCGTACGTGCCGCCCACCCCGGTACACCGGTGCTGCTCTTCTCCCAGTACGTGGAGACCCGGTACGCGGCGCAGCTCCTCGCTGGCGGTGCCGAAGGTGTCGGTTACCTGCTCAAGGACCGGGTGGCCGAGGTAGGCGAGTTCGTCGACGCCCTCACCCGCGTGGCCGGGGGCGCGACAGTGCTCGATCCGGAGGTGGTGACGCAGCTCCTCGGCACGGCCCGGGGCCCCGGGCACCTGGCCGGCCTCTCCGAGCGGGAACGGGCCGTGCTGGCCCTGATGGCCGAGGGACGCGCGAACGTGGCGATCGCCTCCGCGCTGTTCCTCAGCGTGGGGGCGGTGGAGAAGCACATCACCAGCATCTTCGGCAAGCTCGGTCTGCCGCCCACCGAGACCGACCACCGTCGGGTGCTCGCGGTGTTGCGATACCTCCAGTCCGGCACCTGACGCGTCGCTGTCGCTGTCCGCCGTCGCGTCCGCGGCTCATGTCGTCGATGTTGATCGAGTCGATGCCGATCAGGGCCGTGCCGGCGTCGGCGAGGCGGTCCAGCGGCACCCCGGTCAGGTCTGCGCGGCCGGCCAATGCGAGCAATTTTCTTCAAGACCATGGCTCCACACACCGGGAGGATGGTTCACGTCGGTCCGGAAGCCGCCTCACCACAGGGTTGGCCGGCTCGGGGCACGCGGATCTTTTCGGGGAGGTCCGACGCCCCGGCCCGGCCCTGGGCGGGCCGCGTTCGCGCGTGCCTGAGGAGGTGCCGCACGCCCCCCGTGTGGCACCTCCGCCCGCCTTCGGTCAGGCCGTTCTGGTCGGGTCTTCGTCGGTCGTGGTGAGCAGGCGGCGCAGTCGGGCCGGTGGGTGACCCACCTGCTCGCGGACCACCCGGGTCAGGTGTGCCTGATCGGCGAAGCCGTACTCGCTGGCGAGCGCGCCGAGCGGCCGGCCATCGGGCTCGGCGAGCGTGTTCAGCACCGCCCGTACCCGCAGCCGGTTGCGGTAGGCGGTCAGGCTGCTGCCGGTCATTCGTTGGAACACCCGGCTGAGATGGTGCGGCGAACTGCCCACCTGCCGGGCCACCTCGCCCAGACCCAACGTGAACCCGGAGTTGGCGAGCACCTCCCGGGCCTGGTCGGCGAGCCGCCGGTGCGCGGCCAGCGTCGCCGGCCGTCGGCGGACGGCCCGCTCCACCTCAGCGCCCGGGTCGTCGGAGTCCAGGGCACTGTGGTGCAGCAGGCGGGTCAGGAACCGCTGGAGCCGTTCGGCCATCTCGAACCCGTCCAGCCCGCGCCGGAACTCGGCCGCCAGCAGGCGGTGCGCCAGGTCCAGCGTGGCGTCCGAGGTGCCGGCCCAGCCGCCCCGGTCCAGCCAACGCTCAGCGTCCGGCCGCTCCGCCAGCACCGCCGGATCGATCTCCAGGCACGTGTACGAGTCACCGCAGCCGAACGGGTGTGCCACCGCCATCTCGTCGCCGGGGCGGGTGAGCATCACCGAGGTGGCGTCGGAGAGCCCCACCCTCCCGTTGAGCCGGTGCCGGTACGCCCCGGAACGACCCAACACGATCTTGTGTCGATCCTCTGCGACAGTCTCCGTCCAACCGTGGTCCTCCACGATGCAGTGCACCTGGTAGATCAACATCCCGTCCGGGTGCCCCAGCACCCGCCACCGCGCCAACGTGGTGCGGCGACGCGGATCACTGCCGACTCCCTCAGCGGGCATCGCTACCCCCCTGCGCGGCGACCGTCCACTCTCCGCAGAGATCGTGCCGACTCACCATCCCCTCCGTCCACCCCGCCGCCCGGAACAGTGGATCGGCCGCTGCTGCCGTGGGCGTCGGTCGGCTGCCCATGGGGCCGACGGTCGACGGCTTCAGGGGCCGACGACGGCGAAGGCGCGGACCGGGAAGGTGCCCATGCCGGCCACCATCGGTGGGGCCGCGGTGAAGCGGAACCCGCTGGGTGGCAGCGCGTCCAGGCCGGTCAGGTGCTCTACGATCGGGATGCCGGCGGCGAGCAGGGTGCTGTGCGCGGGGCGTTCGCCTCCGGCCGCGGGGCTCATGTCGTCGATGTTGATCGAGTCGATGCCGACCAGGGCCGCGCCGGCGTCGGCAAGCGCCTGGGCGGCGTCCCCGGTCAGGTACGGAGCGTCCGGCGCGCCGTACCGCTCGGTGCCGAAGTGCGCATCCCACCCGGTGTGCAGCAGCACCGCCCGCCCGGCCACCTCGTACGGGGCCAGCATCAGCCGGTCCACGGCGCGGCTGCCGGCCGGCACCCGGATCACCACCCCGGGCAGGTCGGCGAGGCGGTCCAGCGGCACCCCGGTCAGGTCTGCGCGGCCGGCCCAGCGGTGGGCGGGAGTGTCCACGTACGTGCCGGTGTTGGCGATCAGGTCGATTCGGGCCACCTGGAACTCGGTGCCCGGCGCGTAGTTCGCCCGGGACGCCGCGAAGGTCAACCAGTCGGTGATCCGCGGCGCCGGCCAGCCGGGCAGAGTGGTCATCCCGTCGCTGATCACGTGGCTCAGCTCGACCAGCCGACGGTCGGCGCCGGACCCGTCGACGGCGACGCCCCGGCCGCCCTTGTGCGGCTCATCGATGATCGTCTTCGCGCTGATCCGGACCTCGGCCACCATCAGCAGCCCCAGATGCCTGACGAACAACGCCGCCAGATCGCTGTCGGTGATCTCCCGACCGGGGATGTCCAGCCGGAACCCCTCGGTACGCAGCCCGCCGCCGTTGGCGAAGCTCACCTCCGCGTCGAACTGTGCCCGCCACTGCCCACCCATGCCGAAACCCGACCATGCCGGCCGCCCACCGGTCAAGATCTACGTACCGTTCCGCACCGCCCGGGCTGCGGGTGTCGGCCGTCTCGGCCGCGGCGGTCTGTGGTCCGCGTCCCCCAAGATCGTGCTCGATCCAGGAAAGAGTGGGGGTCCGCCGGCTACGAGACCACTTCTTCCTATCGAGCACGATCTTGCGCGGTCGCCGGCAGCGCGACGGGTCGTCCCGCACGGTCACCTGCCCGCAAGCCTCGGCGCGGTCGACGGCGCTCCCCACCGACAAGATCCGGCGCTCCCCACCGACAAGATCCGCACAACATCAGGGAAAGTGCTGCCTCCCGCGCGCCGGAAGCAGCAACTTCGGGGAAGTTGCGCGGATCTTGGGGCCTGGCGGGGGTTGGGGCGGGCGGGGCGCGGGGCGGGCGGGGCGCGGGGCGGACGGGGTGACGCGTGGGGCGACGCGCCGGGAGTGACGCGGACCTGGGCGGAAGGGGGTGACTGTCGGTGGACGGAGATAGGCTTGTTGGCGTGCACCCCCCGTCCGGCTGGACGAGGGGCCGCAGTCGTGTGCGTCGACTTCCCCGAAAGGTTTCCCTTGCTCACCGGTCTGTTCTCCGCCGCCCTGGCCGACCCCGGGCTGGCCCGGGCGCGTGACCTGGCGCGCTCGGGTGCCGCCCAGGTCGACGGCCTCGACATCACCGCCCCCGCCGCCCTGCGCCCGTTCGCCGTCGCGGCGGTCGCCGCGGACAACCAGGGGGCCGGGCGACCCGTGCTCGCGGTGACCGCCACCACCCGCGAGGCCGACGACCTGGCCGCCGCTCTGGCTGGGCTGCTGCCGCCGGAGCAGGTGGTGGTCTTCCCCTCCTGGGAGACGCTGCCGCACGAGCGGCTCTCCCCCCGCTCGGACACGGTGGGCCGCCGGCTGGCCGTGCTGCGCCGCCTCGCGCACCCCGAGTCGACAGACGCGCACGGCGGCACCGGGCCGCTGCGGGTGGTCGTGGCGCCCGTCCGGTCGCTGCTGCAACCGCAGCTCAAGGGCCTCGGCGACCTGGAGCCGGTGCAGCTCGCCGCCGGCGAGGAGGCGGACCTGGAGGAGGTCGCCCACCGCCTGGTCGACATGGCGTACGCCCGGGTCGACCTGGTCACCAAGCGCGGCGAGTTCGCGGTGCGCGGCGGCATCCTGGACGTGTTCCCCCCCACCGACGAGCACCCGTCCCGGGTCGAGTTCTGGGGCGACGAGGTGGAGGAGATCCGCACCTTCGCCGTCGCCGACCAGCGGACCATCGAGCAGGTTCCGCTGCTCTGGGCGCCGCCCTGCCGTGAGCTGCTGCTCACCCCGGAGGTGCGCGGCCGGGCCGCCGCCCTCGCCGAGCAGCACCCCGAGCTGGCCGAGATCCTGGACAAGCTGGCCGAGGGCATCCCGGTGGAGGGGATGGAGTCCCTCGCTCCGGTGCTTGTCGGCCCCGACTCGCTGGAGCTGCTGCTCGACGCCATGCCGGCCGGCACCCACGTCCTGCTGTGCGACCCGGAGCGCATCCGCACGAGGGCGCACGACCTGGTGCGTACGTCGGAGGAGTTCTTGCAGGCCAGCTGGGCCGCCGCCGCTGTCGGCGGCCAGGCCCCGGTGGACGTCGGCGCCGCCGCCTTCCGCACCCTCGGTGAGGTGCGCGCCACCGCCGGCACGCTCGGCCAGCCGTGGTGGACGCTGTCCCCGTTCGGGTTGGGAGAGGCGGAGACCGCCGAGACGCGGCAGCCCTGGGAGGACGCGCCCGAGCAGGCCGCGGTCACCCCTGACGACGCCATCGCTGTCACCCTGTCCGCACAGCCGGCGCCGCTCTACCACGGTGAGACGTCGCGGGTGGTCGAGGACCTCAAGCGGTGGGCCGGCGAGGGCTGGTCGATCGCGCTTGTCTTCGAGGGGCACGGCCCCGCCCAGCGGGCGGTGGAGGTGCTGCGCGACGCCGGGCTGGGCGCCCGGCTGACCGAGGAGGTGCCGACCGCGCCCGCCCCCGGCGAGCTGGTCGTCACCTGCGGCGCGCTGAGCAGCGGGTTCGTCGACGAGGCGTCCCGCTTCGTGCTGCTCACCGGCAACGACGTGACAGGCGGTCGGGGCACCTCGACGCGGGACATGCGCAAGATGCCGAGCCGGCGGCGCAACACCATCGACCCGCTCGAGCTCAAGGCCGGCGACTTCGTGGTGCACGAGCAGCACGGCATCGGCAGGTACGTCGAGCTGGTGCAGCGCACCGTCAACGGCGCCAGCCGGGAATACCTGGTCATCGAGTACGCGGCAAGCAAGCGCGGCCAGCCCGGCGACCGGCTCTTCGTGCCGACCGACCAGCTCGACCAGCTCTCCCGCTACGTGGGTGGCGAGCAGCCGACGCTGCACAAGATGGGCGGCTCGGACTGGCAGAAGTCCAAGGCGCGGGCCCGCAAGGCGGTCCGGGAGATCGCCGCGCAGCTCATCCAGCTCTACGCCGCGCGAAAGGCGTCCAAGGGCCACTCGTTCGGCCCGGACACCCCGTGGCAGCGCGAGCTTGAGGACGCGTTCCCGTGGCAGGAGACGCCGGACCAGCTCGCCGCTATCGACGAGGTCAAGCGGGACATGGAGCAGACCGTCCCGATGGACCGGCTGATCTGCGGCGACGTCGGCTACGGCAAGACCGAGATCGCGGTCCGGGCGGCGTTCAAGGCCGTGCAGGACGGCAAGCAGGTGGCGGTGCTGGTGCCGACCACGCTGCTGGTGCAGCAGCACTACAACACCTTCGCCGAGCGGATGAGTCAGTTCCCGGTGCAGATCCGGCAGCTGTCGCGGTTCCAGACCCCGAAGGAGACCGAGCGGACGCTGGAGATGGTGGCCGACGGCACAGTCGACATCGTCATCGGCACCCACCGGCTGTTGCAGACCGCCACCCGGTTCAAGCAGCTCGGTCTGGTGGTCGTCGACGAGGAGCAGCGCTTCGGCGTCGAGCACAAGGAGCACCTGAAGACGCTGCGGGCCTCGGTGGACGTGCTGAGCATGTCGGCGACCCCGATCCCACGCACCCTGGAGATGGCGATCACCGGCATCCGGGAGATGTCCACGATCGCCACCCCGCCGGAGGAGCGGCACCCGGTGCTCACCTTCGTCGGCGCGCAGGACGACAGGCAGGTGGCCGCGTCCATCCACCGCGAGTTGCTGCGCGACGGTCAGGTCTTCTACCTGCACAACCGGGTCGAGTCGATCGACCGGGCGGCACGACGGTTGCGGGAGCTGGTCCCCGAGGCGCGGGTCGCGGTGGCGCACGGCCAGATGGGTGAGGACGCCCTGGAGAAGGTCATGGTCGGCTTCTGGGAGAAGGAGTTCGACGTCCTGGTCTGCACCACGATCGTCGAGTCGGGCATCGACATCCCGAACGCCAACACCCTGATCGTGGAGCGGGCCGACCTGCTCGGTCTGGCCCAGCTGCACCAGATCCGCGGTCGCGTCGGCCGGGGTCGGGAGCGGGCGTACGCGTACTTCCTCTACCCGCCGGAGAAGCCGCTCACCGAGCACGCCCACGAGCGGCTTGCCACCATCGCGCAGCACACCGAGCTGGGCGCCGGCATGTACGTGGCGATGAAGGACCTGGAGATCCGGGGCGCCGGCAACCTGCTCGGCGGCGAGCAGTCCGGCCACATCGAGGGCGTCGGCTTCGACCTGTACGTGCGCATGGTCGGCGAGGCCGTCTCCGCGTTCAAGGGTGAGCGGCCGGAGGAGGAGACCGACGTCAAGATCGACCTGCCGATCGACGCGCACCTGCCGCACGACTACGTGAGCGTGGAGCGGCTGCGCCTGGAGATGTACCGCAAGCTCGCCGAGGCACGCGACGAGGAGCGTCTGCGGGAGGTCGTCGCCGAGATGACCGACAGGTACGGCGAGCCGCCGGCCCCGGTGCAGAACCTGGTGGCGGTGGCCCGGTTCCGGCTGCTGGCACGCCGGTACGGCCTGTCCGACGTGACCAT
The DNA window shown above is from Micromonospora lupini and carries:
- a CDS encoding sensor histidine kinase, producing the protein MTRLRQLRNQVGYVLTSLPLAVVGFAYAVVTVVVGGVLALTLLGLPLLSSGVLGARGWGWLHRALARATLGLRVVGPRPVRRRPGLLGYVRSGLGDGTGWRALAYLIVKLPVTLVATAVIAAFLCYPVFLLSHPLWWSHRPALELGDFSFDTWPRSFLLAGIGAGMLLAGTWLLRLLLLLDGLLIRGLLGPTSLDERVDDLEEARALAVDDAAALLRRIERDLHDGTQAQLVALAMKLGLAKEKLAGDAAPEARALVETAHRDAKIAITDLRDLARGIHPPMLDNGLEAALDTLVARGAVPVRLRVEVRDRPSPAVETTVYYCVAELLTNVAKHAAAQRATVEVRQLDGLLRVQVADDGGGGAMIGKTTHALPGGGLAGLRDRARTVDGTMRIDSPPGGPTLVTLELPVRR
- a CDS encoding cyclase family protein, with the protein product MGGQWRAQFDAEVSFANGGGLRTEGFRLDIPGREITDSDLAALFVRHLGLLMVAEVRISAKTIIDEPHKGGRGVAVDGSGADRRLVELSHVISDGMTTLPGWPAPRITDWLTFAASRANYAPGTEFQVARIDLIANTGTYVDTPAHRWAGRADLTGVPLDRLADLPGVVIRVPAGSRAVDRLMLAPYEVAGRAVLLHTGWDAHFGTERYGAPDAPYLTGDAAQALADAGAALVGIDSINIDDMSPAAGGERPAHSTLLAAGIPIVEHLTGLDALPPSGFRFTAAPPMVAGMGTFPVRAFAVVGP
- a CDS encoding helix-turn-helix domain-containing protein encodes the protein MPAEGVGSDPRRRTTLARWRVLGHPDGMLIYQVHCIVEDHGWTETVAEDRHKIVLGRSGAYRHRLNGRVGLSDATSVMLTRPGDEMAVAHPFGCGDSYTCLEIDPAVLAERPDAERWLDRGGWAGTSDATLDLAHRLLAAEFRRGLDGFEMAERLQRFLTRLLHHSALDSDDPGAEVERAVRRRPATLAAHRRLADQAREVLANSGFTLGLGEVARQVGSSPHHLSRVFQRMTGSSLTAYRNRLRVRAVLNTLAEPDGRPLGALASEYGFADQAHLTRVVREQVGHPPARLRRLLTTTDEDPTRTA
- a CDS encoding response regulator transcription factor, with the translated sequence MRVVIAEDSGILRDGLSYLLADRGHLVLAAVADPEALRAAVDEHRPDVAVIDIRMPPTYTDEGLRAALAVRAAHPGTPVLLFSQYVETRYAAQLLAGGAEGVGYLLKDRVAEVGEFVDALTRVAGGATVLDPEVVTQLLGTARGPGHLAGLSERERAVLALMAEGRANVAIASALFLSVGAVEKHITSIFGKLGLPPTETDHRRVLAVLRYLQSGT
- the mfd gene encoding transcription-repair coupling factor; translation: MLTGLFSAALADPGLARARDLARSGAAQVDGLDITAPAALRPFAVAAVAADNQGAGRPVLAVTATTREADDLAAALAGLLPPEQVVVFPSWETLPHERLSPRSDTVGRRLAVLRRLAHPESTDAHGGTGPLRVVVAPVRSLLQPQLKGLGDLEPVQLAAGEEADLEEVAHRLVDMAYARVDLVTKRGEFAVRGGILDVFPPTDEHPSRVEFWGDEVEEIRTFAVADQRTIEQVPLLWAPPCRELLLTPEVRGRAAALAEQHPELAEILDKLAEGIPVEGMESLAPVLVGPDSLELLLDAMPAGTHVLLCDPERIRTRAHDLVRTSEEFLQASWAAAAVGGQAPVDVGAAAFRTLGEVRATAGTLGQPWWTLSPFGLGEAETAETRQPWEDAPEQAAVTPDDAIAVTLSAQPAPLYHGETSRVVEDLKRWAGEGWSIALVFEGHGPAQRAVEVLRDAGLGARLTEEVPTAPAPGELVVTCGALSSGFVDEASRFVLLTGNDVTGGRGTSTRDMRKMPSRRRNTIDPLELKAGDFVVHEQHGIGRYVELVQRTVNGASREYLVIEYAASKRGQPGDRLFVPTDQLDQLSRYVGGEQPTLHKMGGSDWQKSKARARKAVREIAAQLIQLYAARKASKGHSFGPDTPWQRELEDAFPWQETPDQLAAIDEVKRDMEQTVPMDRLICGDVGYGKTEIAVRAAFKAVQDGKQVAVLVPTTLLVQQHYNTFAERMSQFPVQIRQLSRFQTPKETERTLEMVADGTVDIVIGTHRLLQTATRFKQLGLVVVDEEQRFGVEHKEHLKTLRASVDVLSMSATPIPRTLEMAITGIREMSTIATPPEERHPVLTFVGAQDDRQVAASIHRELLRDGQVFYLHNRVESIDRAARRLRELVPEARVAVAHGQMGEDALEKVMVGFWEKEFDVLVCTTIVESGIDIPNANTLIVERADLLGLAQLHQIRGRVGRGRERAYAYFLYPPEKPLTEHAHERLATIAQHTELGAGMYVAMKDLEIRGAGNLLGGEQSGHIEGVGFDLYVRMVGEAVSAFKGERPEEETDVKIDLPIDAHLPHDYVSVERLRLEMYRKLAEARDEERLREVVAEMTDRYGEPPAPVQNLVAVARFRLLARRYGLSDVTMQGKHIRFGPLPLPDSKQLRLKRYHPDAVYKQATDQVSVPRPTTRRIGGEPLRDQALLEWCGQLLSDVLGAPAPLVAAAG